Genomic segment of Nitrosopumilaceae archaeon AB1(1):
TTGACGGTAAAGAAACAGATATTGCAAATTACATGGCAGAACCACCAGGAATTTTTATTGGAAGAGGTCAGCACCCATTGCGAGGAAAATGGAAAGTACGTATTACAAAAAAAGATGTTGTGTTAAATCTTGGTAAAAACTCAAAAATACCAAAGGGCGATTGGAAGAAAATAGAGCACAATCAAGAAGCAACATGGCTTGCGTATTGGATTGATTCATTAACAAAATCACACAAATACATTTGGCTTGCTGATGTTGCAGATTTTAAACAAGATAAAGACAAATCAAAGTACAACAAGGCAGTAAATCTGTCTAAATCAATTAAAAATATAGAAAAACACATGATCAAAGATATGACATCAAAGGATAACACTAAGCGTACAATTGCAACCATATGCTTTTTGATTTATACAACAGCAATGAGAGTAGGGGATGAAAAAGATCCCGAGGAAGCAGATACCGTTGGAGCCACAACACTACGCACAGAGCACATTAAGATAACACCGGATGGTATACTGTTTGATTTTCTCGGCAAAGATAGTATCAGATGGAAAGAAGAGATAAAGAAGAATGATAAAAATAATCAACTATATACAAATCTTAAAAAAATCATAAAAGACAAAAAGCCAAAAGAAGAGATTTTTGGCAATATCACATCACGTCAGGTGAATAAATACTATTCTAGCATATTAGAAGGATTGTCTGCGAAAGTGTTTAGGACATATCTTGCGTCCAAAGTGGTAGCAAAATCACTCAGTATGAATAAAAATGTCTCATCAGAGTCTGCGGCTAAAAAACTCTATTTAGCAAAGATATCAAATCTTGAAGCTGCTATTATGTGCAATCATAAAAGAACCATCCCAAAGACATTTGCAAAATCACTTCAAAAGAAGAAAGACACCCTCAAAAAGATAAAGAACAGTAACACATGGAGGAAAGCAGAGATATCATTACAGGCGGCAAAAAATTCCAAACCAAAGTCAACAAAACAAAAGACTGCCAAGGTAAGTAGAATTCATAAAGCCAAAATGATGATTAAAAAACGTAAAGAAAAACATGCAGAGAGATTAGAGAAAGCACAGTTGCAAATTAGTCTTACAGAGAAGACCATGGATTATAATATTGGTACGTCACTTCGAAATTATATCGATCCACGTATATTCAAATCATGGTCTTCAGAGGTAGATATGCAATGGGAGAAACTCTATACATCTGCCTTGCAAAAAAAATTCCTATGGGTAAAAGAAGAAAAAGGCAAATGGGATAAAGTATCAGGATTATATTTATCTGATAAATAGTTAATAAAACGGGCCCGACCGGATTCGTATACATGGTGGGTGCGAAATCAAAAGTTTGAAAGTTGATTCTAGTAAAGACATCTAAATATCACAGTGAACTATTGGGGTACCTTTGAACCCCTATATTTTTTTATTTTTTAATAGTCCAATTTTGTAGAATTCATCATATAATGTAATTCTAGTTGTATTATATTTTAGGTAAAATTTCACTATTTTAACTAGAAGCAAACACGACTACTATCATCATCTAACCCTAAATCTGGTAATCTATCTTTAAGAGTATTATACATATTTGGAATAAATGACAACAAATCCTCAGATCTCTCATAAGACTCTGAAGTAGAAATAGGATACTATGAAAATCAATTTCTAATATAGATATATGTTCATATTTTATATTTTTATCATGTAAACTCCTATCATAATCGATTCCAATACTCCGATTTTTCTTATGACTGAGTCTATAAAATAACCTACGGTATTTTGTAACATCAAAATTTTCATCTGGCACATCAGATCGGATCCCACTCAGTAGGAACAAATACAACACCCCATAACAAGATAAGGATATTTTCACGCAAATTTATTGCATCACCAATTAATTCTTCATAATTAATTTGAAAATTTTTAGCTGATTGAAGTCATTTGGCTTTTTATTGAAATAACTAACAAAGGACCGTTATTTTCTGAAAATAATCGCAACGTCTACTATTTTTGGTGCATATACCCCATATAGCTTGACATCTGTTTTTACTTCAATATCATCTCTTTCAGGCTACATACTTTCAAGTAGTCTTTTATAATAAAATTTAAGAGGTTTTAAGAACAATCTACTGTTAGTTGCTTCAACTGGATTGGGAACATCAATATACGTTTTTTTCATAGTTTCCAATACCTCGTCTTCCAATTCACCCAATACGATCACCCATGTGATTTTTTAATATGTTGTTATTTAAAAATATTGTAGATCATCATAGGATTTATAGATAGAATTTAGTGGATTTAGGTAATACAATGGTACTTACATTAGGTATAATAAATTAAAGTCTGTTTTTTATTTTTATGCATGATGATACTTTTTGTACTATTTTTTACTATACCTACAGGTCTATTGTATGATTTACCCACAGGTTTTATGGATACAGTCTTTTTTACCCATACGTTTCATCAGCCTGTCTTTAACCGCTTGGTAACCACTTTTCTTCGTTCAGGAGCATCCGTATTTGTTATTTTTATATTTTTACTACATCTTGTAGATGTGTGAACAATAAATCATAGAAATTTCTTTACAATCATGTATCCTTGAGTGTGTGCATTATCATAGTGTCTTCTGATAGTTTTCTCAAAATCCATATCTAATCTTACAAGTGATTTTTCTAATTCTGGTATTTGTACACTATATTCTTTATTTCGTATAATTAGTTTTTTGAGATAATCTTTGGGTGGTAGTGCCCCCAATTTCTTCAAATTACACTTTTGACACACAAGAGTTAGATTCCATATATCATCCTCTGCGATATAATCAAATGGAATTACATGTTCGACATGAGTTTGTCTTTTATCTGAAGAAAGAGAACATCCACAGTAAAAACAATCAGGGAAGAAAGGTTCCAATAACTGTCGATATTTAGTTAGATTTCCTCTGGGAATTTTTTCACCATCTGTTTTTAGTATTACTTTTGGAAGTCCAACGTTCCGGCTTTCAAGAAATTTTGCCCATTCTAATATAACGGATCTCATCAATAAAACATTAAATTTTTTCAAGAATTGCATTGCATTTGGATTTAGATATATCCCATAATCTAAATCTACGTATTTCTTATTTGAATTGACAACTCTGGCAATTTTATAATCAAAAAATAATTTAGATTCTACAGATTTGTTAACTTTGACTTTTTGAAATCTCCATACAACGTTATGAAAGCATTTTTTTTCTATTTGAGCAACACATCTTGAGATTTTTTTAGGTTCCTTTACCTTTATTTTGTTAAATGTTTGTGGATAGTATGGTTTTGTAAATTCACGTTCTATAATAGTCACTATTTCAGGTTGTTTATTACGTTGTGATGCATGTTTCATCTTTAATTTACATACTTGGGTCCAATAATATTTTAAAAAATATGCTGCAATAGTTGAATAATCTATATGTAATTTATCATATCTGTTGCTATAATCTAATAGAAATCTAGCCATTGCAAATTTGTAGGTGTTGTCTTTTACGCTCATGCCTATTATGTTTAAAAAGACTCTCTCAAATTCATCATCAGATGCAATATCGAAATTCAATAGTTTTATGAATAATATGGCTCTGTCATAAAGTTTTCTCAAGATTAGACCACTAGTCTCAAATTCATCATAAATGATTTCTGCATACTATAGACAATTACTCCGAATACCATGATTTACCCACATGTTAATGTAATTCGTATTTATAATTACATAGCATTCTCATCATGTTGTGTAAAATGGCAGGAATAGATTCATCGATGGGAAATGAATCAACTGGGATATCACATACAATAGATACAAATTGAATCTATCTAAAATTTTAATTCAAGCCATATGATTTAAGGAATTTTGATGTGTGTCAATACAGAATATTTCTCGCTATTCAATGTATGAAAACTGTTAAAACCAATACAGGATTAATCAACACATACTTGTCAAACCTTATTCATAGTCCAATATTTGAATATGTTAGAAAGTATTTTGAGTGTAGTGATCCTCAACTAAAAACAATATTCATCTTTGCACCATATATCAAGACTGCTACTTTGGATAGACTGTTGTATAACATACATAGTAAAGTAGTCATAATTACTACTTGGAATATACATGATTTCCAATTTGGTTCATCAGAACTTGAACTTTACCCATACTGTAAAAAACACAATATCAGTTTATATGTAAACTCTGATTTACACCTAAAGATTTATTCAGTGAATTTAGAGAGTGCAGTACTTGCCACAGGTAATATAACAAACAGAGGAATGTTTGTAGATGGCAATCATGAAGCTGCAGTTAAAATAGAATGCCTAGATTACAAAGATTGTCTAGTTTTTGAAAAAATTCGAAAAGAGTCAAATCTAATAAATGATTATATCTATTACGAATTAAAAAAATGGGTTGGTGCCAATCCAATAAAGAAAACTCTAGAAATAAACCTTGAAGATGTTATTCCTCAAGTTAAAAAAGATTGTTTTTTAATCTCAGACCTACCAATGACACATAATGTAGATGACCTCATACTAGGATATACAAGAATTATGCAGGGTAAAGAACCATCAGAGGATTCAAACACATCTGCGTGTATAATTCATGATATTGTTAATTATGGAATTAATTTAAATTTATCAAAGAATGAATTTGTTAAAACGTTAACTAGAGAATTTTTTTCACACCCATTTATTCAGAAAATCAATGAATTTATTGCTCCAGAAGCATACTTTGGTAGAATAAAAGAGTGGATACAGAATAATTGTACTGATGTACCTGTTCCGAGTAGACGTGAACTTACTGGAAATGTACAGGTATTACTAGAGTGGTTTGAGAAATTAGGAAATGGGGAATATAAAATTGATAGACCACATCATTCTCAAAGAATATACAAAATTAAATAGAAATTACTTGAGATTCTATTTCCAATATTCTGTAAAATATTCATATACAGTATCAAGCCCACCATACTCTGTAAGTATATTGTCAACTACATCTACTAGTGTAAATACAGTAGTACCCCCAAGCTGTGGACCTCTCATTCCACGTCCAATCATTTGACCATATAATACAACAGACTTTGTTGGTCTAGCAATTACTACAGCATCAATTTGAGGTACATCAAAACCAGCAGTAAATACATTGTAATTAAAAAGAAATTGTATGTTGCCATTTTGGAATTTGTGTACAACATCTTTTCGATATGCTTCAGGGCTAGTACCATCAACATAAGCAGCAGGATAACCACAAGTATCAATAAAACTTGCTAATAATTTTGATTGATGTACACTACCACAAAATACTATTACCCTCTTGTATTCATCAGTCATTTTGAGTAAACGTAGTATGATCTTAAGATTACGTTTTTGATCATTTGCAATTGTTTCTAAAAGTCCATCTGGAAACTCTAATTCATAATTCCTACCTATCTTTTCCCATTCTTCTTTTGTCAATGTATATTCTATTTCAGGGTTTAAAACCTCTCTTTGACATCTAGCCAACACACCTTTTTGTTGAAGATGTTCAATTGTACCTCCTTCATCATCAATTCCTATTATATTAAAATTAAAAAATGATCCAAGAACTTCATTTTCTTCAATCATTCCAAATCCTCGTCCTGGTGTTGCAGTAAGCCCCATAATACGAGTTTGTCTTGTACGTCTTTCTTTGAGTTTGTTAATTGTGTCTGAATAAGTTGGAGTTATTGCAATATGTGCTTCATCAGTAACTAAAAAATCAGCCTTGAGTTTAGAGTTATCATCTAGTGACGTCCTAACTTTTTGATACATTGCAACTGCAAATGCAGAACTTTCCAAACATTTAGGAATAGGAACTTTTCCCCAAATTCTGTACGTTTTGATTGAGTGTTTCCCAAGATGAGACCAAACACGAATAAATGCATCCATAGCTTGCTCACAAAGTTCTCTACAATCAGCCAACCAAATTACCTGCCGAGTTTTGTTGTCGTTTAAAAAATGAGATATTATCTCCATCGCAACCCTTGTTTTTCCAGCTCCAGTAGGCATATGTATTAGAAATTTTGAATTTGGATTTTTGATTATATCAAGAGCTCTAAATACAACATTTGCCTGATAATCTTTTAGCTGTTTGAATGGATCATCATGACACATTATATCACGGGTTGCAAAAACATCATCATTTTCTAATGGAATTAAATAGTCTCGATATCCAAATGCTTCAATAAAGTCACGTGTATCAGAATTATTGCCCCAATGAAATGTAGCTAGTTTATTTCTAAACTCTACAGTTTGTGTTTCTTCATATGAACCATAGTTTATTTTAATTCTCTTTGCAAAATCAATAATTTGATTACTAGGTGCCCCAAGTAGAAGTTTTTTTCGAAATGAGGATTGTCTGTATTTATCTAAGTTTAGAGAGTGATGTAATTTGGCAAGTAATTTTTTGTCATTAAATATAGGAATAGGACGATCCGAATCAATTTGTGTGAATAAAAAATGGTATGCATTAATAAATTCTTTTAGATCAGATTGTAGTTTTTCTATTTCAAGATACTCATTTAACACAAGAATCACATACTATTTTTCTAACGTACTATTGATATTTTTGTGTAAATAATATGTCCAATCATATATCAATTTGTCAATCACATCTCCAGTTATTTGACTTTTTTCCATATCCATTTGTTTATGAGCAAGCACAAATGATGCAATAAATAATTCCATAGTACTTTCAATATCTTGTCCTAAACTCTCCAATTGTTCTTTCGTATATGACTCATCTTTGGATAATTTTTCAGTTAGATCAAATAACTTTTCAAAGAAAGGGTGTTTCATATTCATCTTAATAAGTGATGTACTGCCACGTGTAACTACATCTATAAAGTTACTACGTGGATCCATCTCAAATGATTTATAAAAAGTCACAGGATTTTGTGAAAGTTTTTCCAATAATATTTTTTGTTCAGCTTCTTTTTTTACTCCGGATTCTCGAATTAAAGTATCAATTTCAGTACTCGTAGGTGTATGATCTGAACTATTTTTTTTCAATGTTTCTTCTGATGGTTTTGTTCCAGACATAGTACCACCGGTTTTTTTCCTGACATCATCTTTATGTGATTTCCATACTCGTCGTATTTCATCTCTAAAATCATATATTGTAGGGTTTATTGCATCTTGTATTTTTTTTCGAAGCTCTGTTATTGGTCTTGCACCTACTTTGATATTTTTAATTGAAAACCAATGATCTAAATCTGCATCAAATGCTATTTCACAACCCCAAAACCTATCCATATCAATGAATCCTTTATAATGACTTGAAGTTTTATCTGTAATCTGATAATAAGGCAAATGTCCATAAAATACTTCTCTGTCATTTCTTAGTATAGAAATTCCTTCGTTGTGAGGTACATGACGCTTCCTATTGTCTGTAGAGTTACCTGTTCCTCGTTCTTTTCTCCAACTTTCAGGCAGAAGAGACATACGGATGGTAATTTTTTTCTGTTCTGTGGATTTAGTAGGGATAGGATCAAATTTATGAGGTATCTCAAGCAAAACAATCTCTGATTCAGGATTAGAGGTTTCTTCGTTGTATTGAGTACGAGTAACATATAATGGATTTAAAGCAGAGATTTCTCTAGTTTCATCACCATCATCTAAAAAGATATATCTTTGATTTGGATTGTCAATAACTTTGCTATCTTTGATTATTTGTTGTCCAATAAATTTTCTATACGTTCTTCCTATCCAAACTATCATTTCATCAATAGCCGCATCCTCACGATCCCAATTTTTCCATATAACTAAAGTACCATGATCGGCTACAAGATCTGCATACTCTCGTGGAACTTCTACAGGTGTAGGCGGAGGTATTTCTGCATCATCATAATCTTTCATTTCATCTAAATCTAGATATGTAAAATTCCACCCTCCACCTTTGGGTTTAGAATAAACTTCTATACGTGTACACTGTGTAATAGCCCCTAGCGTCATTCCAACACCAAATCTACCTATGCCATCACGTTGGTTATACCTAGCTGAAAATCCTAACTGCATACATTTACCAAGTGTATCAATATCCATTCCAACTCCATCGTCAGCAAAGGCAATCTCTGTCATATCATATTTGTTCTTTCTTACAAGATTTTTTTTGATTTTTATCTTGATATTCTTTGCCTCTGCTTGAATAGCATTGTCAATAACTTCACCAATAGCAGATACCGTATTAAAATCAGAATCACGAAGTGATTGAAGTGCCCTTCCTACATGCACTGGTTTGGTCATAAAATTTAAATACAAATATAGTTTAAAAACTTTTTTAGACACTATTTTGAAAATTCAATTTCTATATTATTACATGGAAATTTTCTTTAAATATTTAATTGATGAATAAAGCACATCTGTGGCAATTTTGATTTCTTCATCGGTATTGAATCTACCACACCCTATACGAATAGATGTATGTGCCTGTTCCTCAGTTAGACCCAGAGCTAAAAGAACATGAGATGGTTCTACCATCTGAGTTGTACAGGCAGAACCAGCAGATATAGCAATCTTTTTTGAAACAGAATTTATTATAGCTTTTCCATCGATTCCATCAAATCGTAAATTTAGATTGTGTGTAAGTTTTTTTGTAGGATGACCATTTAGTTTTGCACCCACATCAGAGAGTTTTTCAAATATTTGATCAGTCCATTTTTGATATTGAATATTTTCACTATTCATCTTTTTTTGTGCAATATCGATTGCCTTTGCAAATCCTACTATTCCAGGTACATTCAAAGTGCCAGATCGAATACTTCGTTCTTGCCCTCCACCATGTATCAAGGGTTCAGATTTTACTCTTGGTTTTACACCACGTACATAAAGAGCACCAATTCCTTTTGGACCATAAATCTTGTGAGATGAAAATGACATTAGATTGATGTTAAGTTTTTGTACATCTATATTTAGATGACCTACAGCTTGAGCAGCATCAGTATGAAATAATATGTCATTATCATGTGCAATTTTACCGATTTCCTCTATATCTGCAATGGTTCCAATTTCATTGTTTGCAAACATTATCGAAATTAAGACAGTCTCATTCGTTATAGAATCAGATAAAGAATCTAGGTCAATACTGCCAAAATTATTCACAGGTAAATAAGTCACTTTGATGTCGTTTGATTCCAAATATTTGGAAGTATCCAATATTGCTTTGTGTTCAGTACTGCATGTGATTATATGATTTCCACGATCTTGGTTTTTTCTCATCACACCTTTTAGTGCAAGATTATCTGATTCAGTAGCACCTGATGTAAAAATAATGTCATCCATAGGTGCGTGTATCACATGTGCGATACTCTCTCTAGAGGTTTGAACTACATTAGATGCATCATATCCATATGAATGATCTAGACTAGACGCATTTCCAAAAACTTTGGTAAAATAAGGAATCATTGCCTCCAAGACCATAGGATCAGTAGGCGTGGTCGAATGAGAATCAAGATAAATTGAATCGTTAGAATTCCCATCAGAATAAGGTGTCATATAATCTTCCTACAATTTTATCCACATCTAACTTAAATTCATCGATTGAAAAAAGTTTTAGTTTCTTTTTCTTAACAGAACTATAAAGTTGTAAAACGTGTTTTGGACAATATACAGTAAACATAAAACTGAAATTACTTATCGGCATAATTAGAAATATATCCACTTCTTCAATCCCATTATATGCCTTAAAAAATCCAGGAAAATCATTATATTCTAGAATGCCAAAATCAACAAATAAAAGCATGACAAATATTACGTTCAAAATTATATGAAGACACATAAAGATATTATCAAAAGGTATTCCATAATATGTGAAAAGCATTATTTTGCTCCTTTAGGCATAGAAGATGATTCAGCTACTTGCATTTCAGTCAGAAAATTGTATATGTCAAACATATTATTGATTCTTTGTTTTACAGATATAGCACCTCGATTGAGATGAGATCTTGTCATTTCAGTCAGATATAATTTTGGATTAAGATTATCTTGTCTCAATCTATTGATCATAAGAGCAAGATACATGTTATAATTTGGAAAAAATAGTTGTGATGGTAAAAATTCTGTACCAGATTTATTATATTCGTCAGGATTCGGAATACCCTTTTGTTTTATCGATAGACATAGTGAAAGTCGTCCCCAAGATTCAGAGCCAATACCAGTACTGTTCTTTAACATACCAAATAGATGTGTAGTTCGTGAGCTAACTTTAATTTTATCAAACTGCAATTAAATCACCTCCACTTTTATCAAAATATGTTCTATCGATAACACTACAAGCATTTACTGCATCATGTTTAATTAAACCAACTTTTGAAATGTAGGGTTTTAATGAGTCGTAATAAGAGTTCACAATTTCAGTGTCTGTTGAAAATATAATTATTTGATGTGATGCTTGAGGGTAGAAATTATCAACTAAATTTTCCCGATGTTGTTCATCTAGTCGAGCAAGTGGTGTATCTATAATAAATGGAAATGGGTGTCCAGAAGTTTTGGCTAGACCCCAAATGATTGCTGTTGCATACATTTGTAATTCACCTTTTGACAATTTTTCTTTTTGTATTTCAACATCATTTTTTTGATATAATGATATATTGTAAGTTTCAGGATCGATAGATATTCTAGTAACTAACCAATCTTTGTGAAAACACTTCTTGATTCCCTTAAAGATGTTCAATTCTAGTGTTTTAATTTTTTTTTCACGTAGTTTTTGTGAATAGTCTTCTAGTACTTTTTGAATACTCGGTATCATGTCTAATCCTCGTAGTTTTCTTTGATTCAAATTTCTTTGTGATA
This window contains:
- a CDS encoding DNA topoisomerase I codes for the protein MKKEKKWKTLQHNGILFPPEFETKNIKIKLKGKEIKINLFQEEMVYQWAKKKDTPYVQDSVFQKNFTNDFAKTLPVNLKNIKYSDIDFSRAYRVVDKEKDAKDLMTKEERKEIATKRKNIREKMKSEYGIAIIDGKETDIANYMAEPPGIFIGRGQHPLRGKWKVRITKKDVVLNLGKNSKIPKGDWKKIEHNQEATWLAYWIDSLTKSHKYIWLADVADFKQDKDKSKYNKAVNLSKSIKNIEKHMIKDMTSKDNTKRTIATICFLIYTTAMRVGDEKDPEEADTVGATTLRTEHIKITPDGILFDFLGKDSIRWKEEIKKNDKNNQLYTNLKKIIKDKKPKEEIFGNITSRQVNKYYSSILEGLSAKVFRTYLASKVVAKSLSMNKNVSSESAAKKLYLAKISNLEAAIMCNHKRTIPKTFAKSLQKKKDTLKKIKNSNTWRKAEISLQAAKNSKPKSTKQKTAKVSRIHKAKMMIKKRKEKHAERLEKAQLQISLTEKTMDYNIGTSLRNYIDPRIFKSWSSEVDMQWEKLYTSALQKKFLWVKEEKGKWDKVSGLYLSDK
- a CDS encoding HNH endonuclease signature motif containing protein, which encodes MRKLYDRAILFIKLLNFDIASDDEFERVFLNIIGMSVKDNTYKFAMARFLLDYSNRYDKLHIDYSTIAAYFLKYYWTQVCKLKMKHASQRNKQPEIVTIIEREFTKPYYPQTFNKIKVKEPKKISRCVAQIEKKCFHNVVWRFQKVKVNKSVESKLFFDYKIARVVNSNKKYVDLDYGIYLNPNAMQFLKKFNVLLMRSVILEWAKFLESRNVGLPKVILKTDGEKIPRGNLTKYRQLLEPFFPDCFYCGCSLSSDKRQTHVEHVIPFDYIAEDDIWNLTLVCQKCNLKKLGALPPKDYLKKLIIRNKEYSVQIPELEKSLVRLDMDFEKTIRRHYDNAHTQGYMIVKKFL
- a CDS encoding DEAD/DEAH box helicase family protein — protein: MLNEYLEIEKLQSDLKEFINAYHFLFTQIDSDRPIPIFNDKKLLAKLHHSLNLDKYRQSSFRKKLLLGAPSNQIIDFAKRIKINYGSYEETQTVEFRNKLATFHWGNNSDTRDFIEAFGYRDYLIPLENDDVFATRDIMCHDDPFKQLKDYQANVVFRALDIIKNPNSKFLIHMPTGAGKTRVAMEIISHFLNDNKTRQVIWLADCRELCEQAMDAFIRVWSHLGKHSIKTYRIWGKVPIPKCLESSAFAVAMYQKVRTSLDDNSKLKADFLVTDEAHIAITPTYSDTINKLKERRTRQTRIMGLTATPGRGFGMIEENEVLGSFFNFNIIGIDDEGGTIEHLQQKGVLARCQREVLNPEIEYTLTKEEWEKIGRNYELEFPDGLLETIANDQKRNLKIILRLLKMTDEYKRVIVFCGSVHQSKLLASFIDTCGYPAAYVDGTSPEAYRKDVVHKFQNGNIQFLFNYNVFTAGFDVPQIDAVVIARPTKSVVLYGQMIGRGMRGPQLGGTTVFTLVDVVDNILTEYGGLDTVYEYFTEYWK
- a CDS encoding ATP-binding protein codes for the protein MTKPVHVGRALQSLRDSDFNTVSAIGEVIDNAIQAEAKNIKIKIKKNLVRKNKYDMTEIAFADDGVGMDIDTLGKCMQLGFSARYNQRDGIGRFGVGMTLGAITQCTRIEVYSKPKGGGWNFTYLDLDEMKDYDDAEIPPPTPVEVPREYADLVADHGTLVIWKNWDREDAAIDEMIVWIGRTYRKFIGQQIIKDSKVIDNPNQRYIFLDDGDETREISALNPLYVTRTQYNEETSNPESEIVLLEIPHKFDPIPTKSTEQKKITIRMSLLPESWRKERGTGNSTDNRKRHVPHNEGISILRNDREVFYGHLPYYQITDKTSSHYKGFIDMDRFWGCEIAFDADLDHWFSIKNIKVGARPITELRKKIQDAINPTIYDFRDEIRRVWKSHKDDVRKKTGGTMSGTKPSEETLKKNSSDHTPTSTEIDTLIRESGVKKEAEQKILLEKLSQNPVTFYKSFEMDPRSNFIDVVTRGSTSLIKMNMKHPFFEKLFDLTEKLSKDESYTKEQLESLGQDIESTMELFIASFVLAHKQMDMEKSQITGDVIDKLIYDWTYYLHKNINSTLEK
- a CDS encoding cysteine desulfurase family protein, which encodes MTPYSDGNSNDSIYLDSHSTTPTDPMVLEAMIPYFTKVFGNASSLDHSYGYDASNVVQTSRESIAHVIHAPMDDIIFTSGATESDNLALKGVMRKNQDRGNHIITCSTEHKAILDTSKYLESNDIKVTYLPVNNFGSIDLDSLSDSITNETVLISIMFANNEIGTIADIEEIGKIAHDNDILFHTDAAQAVGHLNIDVQKLNINLMSFSSHKIYGPKGIGALYVRGVKPRVKSEPLIHGGGQERSIRSGTLNVPGIVGFAKAIDIAQKKMNSENIQYQKWTDQIFEKLSDVGAKLNGHPTKKLTHNLNLRFDGIDGKAIINSVSKKIAISAGSACTTQMVEPSHVLLALGLTEEQAHTSIRIGCGRFNTDEEIKIATDVLYSSIKYLKKISM
- a CDS encoding DndE family protein, which translates into the protein MQFDKIKVSSRTTHLFGMLKNSTGIGSESWGRLSLCLSIKQKGIPNPDEYNKSGTEFLPSQLFFPNYNMYLALMINRLRQDNLNPKLYLTEMTRSHLNRGAISVKQRINNMFDIYNFLTEMQVAESSSMPKGAK